From a region of the Tachypleus tridentatus isolate NWPU-2018 chromosome 1, ASM421037v1, whole genome shotgun sequence genome:
- the LOC143245091 gene encoding uncharacterized protein LOC143245091, with protein sequence MADCKAICLKLGMLIFFLMVMLGVVYFLMSQVSEQRIRMSSTDIHVANDVSTVWCERQFVVSDHLMDTYRVDKKPEIDKNVYHSYNVNYSIQMSWKNQKVLRYYMLSGSKLQIKACSSNTDAYIYVTKGHRNMIQCLRRMTSKFFDDEDDDDHFRDSEDRFENDFDFSEIIEKFQKWERIGKVLPDYVRHCQAAEETHRISTRCKEKSINMNIEKSDVYYVIVKNFNLKSVNQINLSVTLKRTSYKVDQSNTVCTKSSQCDVMLFFASSNRVMVYAPPEPDAGSVTYNVSFSCKPRLLLYVGTFLLIPLLFVVLFGCCLKPCICCKRPHKKKIKYILLRDNCDDKKIIQVPLLGSEEALISRSYDTNSFTNVPETKSSKNSPPSTETSNSAQTTATAPGYTPPPAYFPCVRPPPVYTPPTMYSSKPNEIFR encoded by the coding sequence ATGGCTGATTGTAAAGCCATTTGCCTAAAATTAGGGATGCTGATCTTCTTTCTCATGGTGATGTTAGGCGTCGTATACTTTTTAATGTCGCAAGTATCCGAGCAAAGAATCCGGATGTCATCTACGGACATACATGTAGCTAATGATGTCTCCACAGTGTGGTGCGAAAGACAGTTCGTAGTCTCCGACCACTTGATGGACACCTATCGGGTCGACAAGAAGCCAGAAATAGATAAAAATGTTTACCATTCTTATAATGTTAACTATAGTATTCAAATGAGTTGGAAAAACCAAAAGGTTTTACGTTACTACATGCTGTCTGGGTCGAAATTACAAATCAAAGCTTGCAGCAGTAACACAGATGCCTACATCTACGTAACAAAGGGACATCGTAATATGATACAGTGTTTACGAAGAATGACAAGCAAGTTCTTCGATGATGAAGATGACGATGACCATTTTCGAGACTCTGAAGACAGATTTGAAAATGACTTTGATTTCTCTGAAATAATCGAAAAGTTCCAGAAATGGGAAAGGATTGGAAAGGTCCTCCCGGATTATGTTCGTCACTGTCAGGCAGCTGAAGAAACGCATCGCATTTCGACACGATGTAAAGAGAAAAGTATTAACATGAATATTGAAAAAAGCGATGTTTATTACGTTATTGTTAAAAACTTCAACCTTAAGAGCGTCAACCAAATCAACTTGTCGGTTACTTTGAAGAGAACAAGCTACAAAGTTGACCAATCAAATACGGTTTGTACTAAAAGCTCTCAGTGTGACGTCATGCTATTCTTTGCCTCTTCGAATCGAGTAATGGTTTACGCCCCTCCAGAACCAGACGCTGGAAGTGTAActtataatgtttcattttccTGCAAGCCACGACTTCTGTTATACGTTGGTACGTTTTTATTGATTCCATTGCTGTTTGTGGTTCTTTTCGGATGTTGCTTGAAGCCTTGTATTTGTTGCAAAAGACctcataaaaagaaaattaaatatattctactGCGAGATAATTGTGACGACAAGAAAATAATCCAGGTTCCCCTGCTTGGATCCGAAGAGGCATTAATTTCCCGAAGTTATGACACCAACAGTTTCACTAACGTACCAGAAACTAAGTCTTCTAAGAACTCTCCGCCGTCTACTGAAACAAGTAACTCTGCCCAAACTACAGCAACTGCACCAGGTTATACTCCACCCCCTGCCTACTTCCCTTGTGTTAGACCACCTCCTGTCTATACACCACCTACCATGTACTCCAGCAAGCCGAATGAAATATTTCGATAA